Part of the Spiroplasma endosymbiont of Poecilobothrus nobilitatus genome is shown below.
ATTAAAAATAATCGTCATCAACAAAAATATTTAGAAATTTTAAATAATAAATTAACGCAATATCGTGCTGAAATTATTAATTTAGCTGATGCAATTGAAAATACAATTGTCAAGGGAATCATTACAAATATTAATAGTAAAAACAATTTAATGCAAGTTAAAATCATTGATATTATTGGTAATACTAATCAAGTCGGTGTTGATGTCTTGGCTATTTTACATGAATTTAATATTCGCACTAAATTTAATGAAGAAACATTAAATGAGGCAAACCAAATTAAACAAGATGTTGATGTTGCAACAATATTAGCAGATAAATCACGCCGTGATTTACAAACAGAAATGTTTGTTACAATTGATGGGAATGATTCAAAAGATTTTGATGATGCTATTTTAGTTAAAAAAAATCAAAATGGTAATTATTTATTATTGGTTGCGATTGCTGATGTTGCACATTATGTTCCACAGAATAGTTATCTTGATAAAGAAGCTTTTGACCAAGGATGTTCAGTTTATTTAATTGACCGGGTTGTCCCAATGTTACCAGAAAAATTAAGCAATGGGATTTGTTCGTTAAATCCTTTTGAACCACGATTAACATTAATTTGTGAAATGGAAATTAATCAGCAGGGACATGTTGTTAATTCTAGTATTTATGAAGCTGTCATTATTTCAAAAGCGCGATTAACTTATGATGAAGTTAATAAGTTATTCTTCCAAGAAAAAAATCAAATCTCAGGAGAAATTGCTCAAATGTTGCTTTTGGCGCAACAGTTATATAAAATTTTAGTTTTAAAAAAAGAACATGATGGGGTTGTTGATTTTGATTTAGATGAACCAAAGTTTATTGTTGATAAAAATGGTAAGATTAAAGATATTGTTGTGCGAGAGCGTGCTGATGCAGAAAAATTGATTGAGAGTTTTATGATTCGTTCTAATGAAGCGGTAGCCGAAACAATTTATTGAATGGATTTGCCATTTGTTTATCGAGTGCATGATAGGCCAAAACCAAAAAAATTGTTTGATTTGTATACGCAATTATCTTATTTAGGTTTAAATATTAAAGGTAAGTTAGAAAATATTCACTCTAAAGATTTACAGCAAATTTTAAATAAGTTAAAGGATAAGGAAAATTTTAAAGTTATTTCAGCTTTAGTATTACGAAGTATGGAAAAAGCTAAATATAGTGCTATTAATGATGGTCATTTTGGGTTGGCATCTTGATGTTATACGCACTTTACTTCACCAATTCGGCGTTACCCCGATTTAGTTGTTCATCGTTTATTAAAAGAGTATTTATTTCAAGGAAAAGTTAAAATTACTGATTTAGAACAAACGCGAACTTTTGTTAGTCATGCTAGTCAACAGTCATCCCTTGCAGAATTACGGGCAATGGAATGTGAACGAGAAGTTGATAAAATGAAAGAAGCTGAATATATGGAAGATAAAATTGGTTATGAATATGATGGTATTATTGCTGGAGTTACTTCGTTTGGAATTTTTGTTGAATTACAAAATACGATTGAGGGATTGGTTCATATTACTGATTTAAAAAATGACTATTACGTTTTTGATGAAA
Proteins encoded:
- the rnr gene encoding ribonuclease R yields the protein MHDRIVAILKKQTKPIDTIELVQLLDINKIDDNKMMLKVLVELENDNIIGVTQQHSFYYFDPKIYLRGVISINKKGFGFIKINKNQEEYYVKQDDLNNALDQDQVLFILKKQKNDNNSKKAEAQVIKVLKRNNEYVVGVIKNNRHQQKYLEILNNKLTQYRAEIINLADAIENTIVKGIITNINSKNNLMQVKIIDIIGNTNQVGVDVLAILHEFNIRTKFNEETLNEANQIKQDVDVATILADKSRRDLQTEMFVTIDGNDSKDFDDAILVKKNQNGNYLLLVAIADVAHYVPQNSYLDKEAFDQGCSVYLIDRVVPMLPEKLSNGICSLNPFEPRLTLICEMEINQQGHVVNSSIYEAVIISKARLTYDEVNKLFFQEKNQISGEIAQMLLLAQQLYKILVLKKEHDGVVDFDLDEPKFIVDKNGKIKDIVVRERADAEKLIESFMIRSNEAVAETIYWMDLPFVYRVHDRPKPKKLFDLYTQLSYLGLNIKGKLENIHSKDLQQILNKLKDKENFKVISALVLRSMEKAKYSAINDGHFGLASWCYTHFTSPIRRYPDLVVHRLLKEYLFQGKVKITDLEQTRTFVSHASQQSSLAELRAMECEREVDKMKEAEYMEDKIGYEYDGIIAGVTSFGIFVELQNTIEGLVHITDLKNDYYVFDEKSLKLIGERKRKEYFLGKKVRIRVKKASKKLRQIDFELVN